TTAAAGCAAAATCTTCACAACATCAATTTAGTCTCGAATTTCTGCTCTTCAGGTTTTACAAATCACTACAAAGCAAGGAAGAAGAGCTCTAGGATTGAGCAGATACAGTTCCTCTATGTTGGAATAAAGGCCTACTTTCCCAGCCAATGAATCGAACCCCGTCTGGCCAATCATTTCTTGCATGTTCTCCAGAGGCCTATGCACTCTCCCTGCTATTACTCTGCAGACTATCAAAGCTTTTCTTATGGTCGGATCAACTTCAAAGATTTCTATCGATTCAAAAGCTCTTCCACTAGTAGAAGTTGTGAAAACACCAATTCCACCTTTAAGTTCCTTCTTGGTAGAAAAGCCATTTCTTATTATTCGACACACACAGCACTTATCAGATGCACAAAGACTGGAGGCTCCATTCATGCCAAGAGAGCACGCAATTGTTGTACCATAAAACCTTAAAAGTTCATTACCATCTGCAAGACACCGAGGATGTTTCTTTGGGAGCTTACTGGCCTTGACCTTTACCATCTCTCTGTATTCTTCAAACCGAGCCAGAGTTTTCTGCATGTTGTGAACTTTCAAAACTTTTTCAATTCGACCACAATGGCTCTCGGATTTTAGCCAGCTCGACCGACAAATTATTTCCACAATTTTCCTTGATGAATCACCTTCCGCAAGTTCAGTTACTGTGTAACGATCAACATGCAAAGTTGAGTTAAAATACTGATCCAACTAGTTTCATGCTCAGTTTGCAGCCCTCAATCATATGTTACTAGTTAATTAGCAACCTGACAGACCTCATTAGGAGCAAGAATTAGAGTTTCGAAACTGAAGCAACCTATATTAACTTTACTTTTAATCAGATATGAGGTGGTACATTAGACGGAAGTTGAGTAAGCAGCCATCCAATTGCATTTGCAGAGAAATGACAAACTTAGAAATATTTAGATACAGTTATCTGGAGAAGCAAAGAACTTAACATCAGTCCTCTGTACGACTAAGAAATACATAGAGAGGGAAATTGGGCTACTGGCAAATAACAACAATCAAAAGCATACAGAAATCGGAAAGGAGCTCTATGAGAAATTACTGATAAAAGCTCAAACAATTATTAAGATCCCATCACCAGTGATTTATTAAGCTTTCTAGTTCAAGGGCTCAATTCGTATTCAACATTGATGGTGTGAACAAAGTGAAAAGTAAGGTTGGAGAAAGGTGCTTGGAAGTTGGAAAAGGTATTCTTCAGCAGAATGGAGatttctttataattttttttttaaatttctttatggATTTGTAGGGAAACAAGAAACAAAGCAGGAAAGAAGATACTAGTACTCACCAGCATGTTTGGATAAATGATGTGCTTCAAGAGCTTCAAACTTCCCAAATTGCTCTCCACACTTGTGACATGTAACAGAAGAAGTTCCATTACCATCCATCTCAAGGGAAGCCCTTGGTTTTGGAGGAAAACCACTTCCCGCAAACCCACAGGCTTCCCTCTCTGTCAGAAGGGCAGTCGTTTTCCTAGGAGGAGTTGCTGGATACCTATATGAAGGATTAAAATAGTGCATTGTAGGGTGCCCTCCAGGCCCAGGTGTGCCGGGCCTTAAAGTGCCAACAAAAGTTGAGCCACCACCATTTTCACTGCAGTTACCACCACCGCCACCAAAACCTTCTGGGTACCCTCCAAAGCTTGTGATTTTGAGCTCACATCTTGAATTACTAAGAATCACTTCATGGGTTATTGGGTTGAGAAATTCACTGCTTCCTATGGATCTTGGACTGCAGCTAGGGGGTTTCTCCATGTGCCTCTTGCTTCCATGAATAACATCTTTAAGATTTGCTATAGACCTAGAACAACCAGACCTGCCTGCTTTCTTAGTCAATATAGCACTCAAGTGCTTCCTCGATTTTGGATCATGAACATCAGATGGCTCTGATTTGCAGTGTAAAGACTTCTTCAAGGAAAACCATACTGTTGGCATACTCTTCCCCTCCTTCATTCTTTCTATACAACTTTAAAGCAACTTTTCTCTGTTGCTTAAAGTACTTCCATCAAAAGCTTATCCTTTTGCAAAGCTATCCATCCCCTTTTTCGACCTCAAAGAAGCTGAAAGTACAAACTAAATTTCAAGAAAGCAACAATCTTTACTCTAGCCTGACATCACTTGTATGCAGTTCCCTtctcatattgagaaacaaaaagaaaccaCCCGAACTGCATCTTCATGATAGTACTAGTTAACTTACTAGTAAATTTAAAAAGGAACTCCTCAAAAGACACCCATGAAAGTTGTCAAAACTGTCTTACACAACGTATGCAATCCAGCTACATCACATGAAGACTACTGCTTAGGAGTTCTATTCATTTGATTGGGTGTCAGTGAAGCATGAGAAATATGAAAGATAATCGACTCAAACCAGACATAAAATAAGATAGCCAAAACATAAGAGGGAggaattttctttccttaacaAATAGGAGTGCAGGTTAATAGGCATACCatgaaattcaagaaaatgaCAATCTGGACTGTGTGAACATGGCAAACTTACCTTGCGGTGGGCTGGTTTGGTAAGTAGTGACAGCAATAATAAATATAGCAGTAATTCATTCGATTGTGGCAAACACAGTAAAGAGTTCAAAACTGGGACAAGGAAATTGAAATTGCCTGACACCAGTTGTCACCTCATTCGAATTAAATGAACCCACAAGTCTGCATCTTctctttttaaataaaaatccaaTCCAACCAAGGAATAAGCCCAGTGGTTTTGATGCAACTGTGCTCGCTCGCATTACTGCATTACAGATACATATGAATGCAGGACACAAGTACGGGAACGGGCCTTATACTGAAACTGATCAGTATTAATTATATAACTGGAGGGATAAATCATAAAAGGGACGGCGGTAAATATGAACCTGATGATATCCATGGACATTCAAGATTCATATGCAATTGAATAAGAGTAGTACAACTAGAGCTGCTCTTTGCTCATACATGTTGCATTAATTGATTGCATGTCAATTCCATGAATTGCTGGTAACAACATATCGACAGGATTGACTACGATAACTGAATTTTTCGGTCTTTCATCATTATCTACCAAGAAAAAAACAAATCACCAATTTTTACAGAGTCAAAGAAAATATGGAATTGTGATTTGGTTATTGATCCTATGTAATACTACCATAGAATGTGGCAACTGTGGTCCAGTCAAGGGATTTGTCTCTgacatgagaaaaaaaaaaagagaatatatTTTAGGGTTAGGTTCCTTGAGAGAAGTTACAGAAAACAGGAGCCATTGGGCCATGGCAATTCAGCTCCCACACTGTTTTGTTTTGtgttcttttgcttttgtttttgagGAAAGGGTTCTTGGGACAAATTGTCTTGCTGATAAAGCCGAAATGTTACCAAAGGAATTTACACTGACTAGCCCTTGTACAGGGAGGCAATACCATGTTAACATATGAAGCTCTCAGTCCAATTTCTTCGCAGCCCGTTTTTTAAGAATTCCAGCTTGTCATTGGCATACACCGGAGAGTTGGCACCAAGAAACCTAAATGACAGGGTTGATAGAGCATATGTTTCCACTTAGAATGAGGAATGGAATGAACTTTAGCTAAAGAGTTAATTTCACAAAGGTTTCATTTCGAGAATTATGTGCATCTTTTGAAAGaataaagagaaaaagggaCTAAATCCACAAACTAGTTTGTAATAAGACATACATATACTAATATTTCATGCTAAGAGAGACCTTGTATCTTATAAGAGAAAAGGGAAATTATTGTGCGTGAGAATTATGTCATGTATCATGAATTCCGTTATAAGACTTGCATCATCGTCGCGAAAGAGTGTAAAATCATTAGGATAGTTTCACATTCCTCCCATGAAGTTTCTCATAGTCGGAAGAAACCCTCCTTACAGTTGGATAATACACTTACTGTTCTTATTTTAACATTTAATTGTtgcaaaacaaaccaaaaaattttttaatattttttttctaataggaaagatttggaatttaAGAAGCGAATAGGCAGAAGGACGATTAGAACCAAGACTTCTAAATTTTGCGGTCTCAACCTTAACTAATACATCAAAACATTTTTCTAACAAGGGAAGGGGATGGGTgttacaaaacaaaacaaatatttgtaaatattttttctaataTGGAAGAAGTGGAATTTAAGAAACAAGTAGGTAGGAGGAGAATTAAAATTCAAGACTTTCAGATCTTGGAGTCTCAACTAGATCTTGTGACCTCAACTTATAACTAATagaccaaaatatttttctaataaGAGAATTGTGGGATTTAAGAAACAAGGAAGATGTCTCAACTAGATCTTGTGACCCCCGGAAAGACATGAAAAAAAACGGCTCGAATGATACGATCCCTCTGTCACCCCAGAATGAAAGAGGTGATCTCGTAGTTCTTGGTCTGTGAAGATGCGTTGTTAGGTCAATTTTAACTAATAGACCAAAACATTTTTCTAACTAATAGACAATCTTGTGACCTTAACCTTAACTAAAtagaccaaaatttttttttctaataagaGAACAGTGAGGTTTAAGAAATAAGGAGGAGTTTCAACTATAtcttgtgactttaattttaaATCTAAtgatcaaaataattttctaataagagaatggtgagatttaagaaagaggagagaagaaaagggaatttgaATCCAAACTTCTGAATCTTGAAATCTCAATCACAACCACTAAACTAGCATGATAAGGTGAATAACAATTATCCCAATTAATATTTCACTTGCATCATAGATACATTTttcaacccacctttttatatttccaatcacctttttatctcacatacatcacatcacaaaaagtactacagtaattatttcaaataatatttcaaataatacactatccaaacactccGATCTCTTTTTAATACCCAAAAAACAAGAATGTGAGTGAAAAATATTACATTAggatgaaaaagagaaaaagaaaacggGAAAATGAAGCAGGcggaattagaattcaaaaaTGTCAAGCACGAGATGCATAATCTTATGGTCGCTACTCTCCAATCGCTGTTGTTCCCTTGCCTCAATTTTTTCCCTTCTAACTGTCTTCATCTCTTTATTTCCCTAAGTTACTTTTTTGGTCATTAGCTTTCCATTTTTTAACCCCTCAATTTTCTTGTGTTTCTAACACAAAACATAACAAAGAATAATTGCAAAGaagttttgattttctatacgaAAGATTTGGTGAAAATAGTATTTTGGGTTTACCATTTTCCTTTCACGCAGCCTATAGAGGTTAATGTAATTATCTAAATATGAGGGGTAGTATCCTGCAATTACGTCAAACCATAGGGGAGTAGAATAACTTTTCACTTAACTCTTAGCGCAGACCTTGGACCTTGGCCCACAACTGCAACTCTTCAAATTGCATGGTTGCATCCATAGAAATTTGGGTCCACTCTTTTTATCTGGATTTTATGAGCTCCTGTGCTGGACCCGTGATCAATGGGTCATGGTTGTTGGAGGGAAGTAAAAATTAGCCGAATGCCAAATACAAAGCCATTGGACACTTGGCCGAACCAGGGAGTCAAATCGCTGTCAGATGGACAGTTTCTGAGAGGCTTCGTTCAATTTAACAAAATGTAACTTTGTTTATTCAGAATGTAAATCAATTTcaacataatataaatatgaaattttataaACCTTCCTGAATGGTTGCAACCTGGTCACTCATTCCACTAGGGCCGATGCAACTTTTGATTATGTAAACGCAGCACAAACGAAGCCAAGTTGTCTACAagtttggggaaaaaaaaaaagcacattaATTGCTTTGTGAATTGTGAAGAAATAAATAATAGGCTTAGCAGAGCGATTAGCTGTTTAAATTGGTGATTTAATAGCGGCTTCATCATCTTAGAGGCGACACATGGCACATCTATTCAGTCATCCAATGCCAGCACGTGTTGATGATATGGCTTCAGTTCTAGTTCATGAACCAATAATACAGGCTGGcgttgtttggattgcattttcttgaattttttgtagaaaaattactgtaacgatttgatgtatgtgagggaaaaagataATAAGGAAATGTGATCACAAAAAACGACGCAATTTTTCGTCGGAAAATGGCTGTCCAAACGGGCCCTAGCTGGAAGTAGATTAACCAACTTATTTTGTATGATCAATGTATCAAACTATTTCTCGATTTCTGTCTCCCTAAACTCAGTACATTAGTAGATTATATGCATTTTAATTTCTAGACGACCTTCATTTATGAAAATCTAAAATgtaagtttaaattttttttttctttgagaaGATCATGTGGTAGATTGATTCAGATTTCTCTGTCTTCCTTAGATGGACTAGTTTAAATTCTTccaagtttttcttcttttttttttttcactcacAAAGTATATTTGTTAGTCCGATCAAAGGCTCATAAAAGATGCACCCGTGCTTGTCAATGGGCCTGGGCGTCGGAATCCGAACTCAGATAGAGTAATTTCCATAATACATGTCATAACTGTATTGGGCTCACTCAATTTGGGTCCAGAACCAGCAATCCATTATGACAAATCCAAACCATTGGAAATGAAAAAGGACAAaagttaattaaaaaaaaaacttcaatcaCTTGCTGAAGGGAAACCATCTCACACGAAGATAAACGTCCATTTTTGATTGTCTTATATTAAGAAGGAACTTCAATCACTTTGCAGCCTGATTGACAATTTGGCACAAATAAAGTAAAACATctaacaaaaatatttttattggaGTTAATCCTGATTATATACACTATCAAGATTAAATGCGTgcacatatataaaatttagattttaagttcaaatttaaattaCGCATCATATATTCAATAATGAAAGTGTACACGGTGTTGTTAGTGTAtataaaaataattcttttctttttcatagtatTAAATTGATTGGAATAGGGTAATCCATTTTAAAAGGggggaaaacaaagaaatgggGTATGAGGCCATACTTAAGCCAAATCTAGTAGGAACTTGGCTTTTTACATCTGATGGAAGCTCATCGGGACGACCAAATGTAGCTAGAAACAGCCTCCAAGTTTCTTTCCATCAAAGAGGTTCTACTTTTATTTCCTTTTGGCAACCCATTCTACGACGTACTTCTAATAATTGACTGATTACAACCAACTTTCTTGGATTACACCAACAGAAGTTCCAATCCACTCCACATAAAATTGGTTCCATATATCATCCACTACTATCacaaatttttttcccttctctttGAGGCATGGAACAATTTTTCGGCGGTTATCTTATTTTAATTTGACCTGAGATATCCAAAGTTTATGGCTCTGGCAATGACATTCTGTAATCTGGGAGTGCTCGCCTCTTGCGAGGTAGTGACCCAGTAAACATAACCCAAAAATCTGCAGTTTCATTCAAGAGAttcttataaatacatgaaGCCAAAGTGGTTTTGCCAACTCCAACCATACCATAGATACCAATACATGAAGAAAAAGTTCGTGCAGTGCTCCCACGACAAAGTTTATTTGCAGCGCTACATGTGAAAGAACTGAAGAAGTAATCAATTATTATATACTTGTAATATTAGAACATTTTTACAGTTCTTATGAACTGGACATTGATTTCTTCTACCGAGCAAAACACTTGACGATGGCCAGGAGCAAGAGGTCCAATCAGTTTTAGCCAGCTATCATCCATCGTCGCACTACTAGAAAAGTGCCCACGAGAACTCAAACAGAACTTGACCCAGACAAGCCCTTAACCATGACTACGTGATGCATCACGACAGACATGGATGGTAACACAAACTAGAAATACTCGCAAGAAGGTGATTATATGGTACTTCCGTATCTGGTATGGAAAAAGTCACATTTATAATTTCATATCGTACCCAGAGACTCCCAAGGGCACTCACAAGCAACCAGAAGAGTACGAACTATAAGTGGAAGGTGATGTCGCATTTACCCTAGAGTAGTCCTGAAATTGCGGAGGAATCACATTGCGGATCTGGATTGTCAATGAATGAAAACCAACAAGACAACCAGCAAATCATTATGCTAATGCTAATTGTCCTCTTCGGCCTTGAAACAAACTAAGAGAGAGAATTGAATTGGCAAAGGCCTTGCGTTAAAGTCAGCCAAGCAGACAATCAATCAAGGCCAGATAGCATCCTATACAAATAAAGCTCATTCATGCAATAAAGTAATATATTCCCATCAAAAGCCGAAGTTAATACAAGCAGCAGTTCAAATACCAATCCAACCAATTTCTCTACCAAGGTATCTTCAGCAAACCAAGCAATTATCAACTTGTACAATTAAAAAGTTTGTCACCCACTCGTTTGCTCCATCAGTTGCAGGAGCCAGTTGATGTATTAAATACAAATTATTGGCACGCTAAAAAGGGGACACATCCATCCATCATCACATACAACAACTAAGAGAAGAAAGTCGATAAACTAAGGAAACCATTACCGAACAACATCGGTAACTAAATTGCGTAGAATTCAGTACCAAGATAGCAGAAGCCTCATTGAATCAATCTCTCTCATAAATATCAGCATTTCACAACTGTTAGAACGATAGCAGAACCAGTTCAGATTCATTGATCCATTCGTCCATTTATATTCACATAGAACTAACATCAAACCTAAAAACACCTATCactaaaaattcaaaaaaatacccaaaaaaaaacaacaacaattaAAGCACCACTACGTTGATCTGACCCTCAATACCCTCATACTTATAAACCCTAAAAGACAACACAGCTAATTTGATTTCAAATTGATCAAAGCTAAGTCTCCAGCTACTATCTTTTTCTGTTCATCATCTAGTCATCCTCTGCCGGCTTGGAGGAGGTTCCAGTCTTCTTTGGAAGCAAAAGGTTGTGAATGTTTGGCATCACTCCACCATTAGCAATGGTCACATCCCCAAGAAGCTTGCTCAACTCCTCATCGTTCCTCACAGCCAACTGAATATGCCTTGGCACAATTCTGGTCTTCTTGTTGTCCCTTGCTGCGTTTCCAGCCAACTCAAGCACCTGAGATCACCCAATACCCAAACATTTATTAGCAAACATTCTATTTAACAATCCTAAAGCCAGAGATCTGAAATCCTAAAATTGAAAACACATCCAACTGCCCACTTCATTGGTATAAAAAGTGGTTAAAAACTATCCATTGAGTTAACAACCGATTAAATCGAAACCAAACATTCCAAGATCTTATAGTCAGAAACCCTAGAaactaaaatttcaaatttagccaaaaaaaatcaccaaattAATACAGATAGAATAGAACCCTAGAAATTAGGGATCTAAACGTATCtttgaaattaaaaagaaaacaagacgTCCGTCGTCCAATTCAATCGACTAAAAAGCCAATTATTGAAAAATAGAACTAGAAACCCTAACAATTGGGGCATTTCAGACAAGgttgaaattaaaagaaatcacAAACGAAAATATGCTGTACCTCAGCAGCAAGGTACTCAAGCACGGCAGCGAGGTAGACGGGAGCTCCGGCACCAACACGCTCGGCATATTTTCCGGCCTTAAGGAACCGGGCGATACGACCAACGGGAAACTGAAGCCCGGCCTTGCTGCTCCTCGACTGGGCCTTCTTCGCAGCTCCGGAACCTAGAGTTTTTCCACGGCCCGCCATAGATTTCACTAATTAATTCCTGAAAGTGTTAAAGATTAGAAAGATTGACGGAAGAGAACTCAGGAGAGTTATGGGCcgggagagagagggagtttGTGAGTGGCTTGCGTACGAGGGTCGGTTTGGGATTTATATAGTGGTTAGGGATTTTAAAAGCAACCAATCAGTCAAAGGTGCACGGATCGTGAAAGTGAAGCGTTGGATGAACTTGTGAACGAACGGTTGGATTTAGTATTGCAACGCACTTCGCCGCTTGAAGGATCCTGTTTTGTGTGGCGATTTGAAACAACGTGGGGTGTTGGATTACGTGGGGAATCCGAATTTGACATTTCTACCTTGGTCTTACTTACAATTCAAGTTAGGCTAAAGGGTTAATTTCGGAAACCtattatcagaaacctccccgaAGTTTCTAACAGTTTCATTgccctcccctaaaatttctaAATATGAAAAACCTCCCCTATTAAGTCATTGGAGTCTAATTATCACATCAATTATTGAAAATGACTTAATTATCCACACattctaaaatatcaaaaacctCCCCTATTAAGTCATTGGAGTTACTGAAAATGACTTAATTATCCACACAACTTGAGAGATATTTCCCATTTATGTTCATATGATTAGTTAAATTGTTATTAACTAGATTTAACAGAAATAATgacaatttaaaagtttttttaaaatatttctaATATGTCATTACAAAAAGGGGTAGATGTAAACACCCTTCTGTGATTGATAATTGATATGCATGAGTAGAAGTAATGATTCAAACTTTAGTGATTTTTGTGGAATAAGAGAAATAGAGCTTCTTTAATCATATCTAAGGATTTAGGAGACTTGACAAGGGAATTTGCtctcaaaattttggtgtctaagATTTTGCTcttaaattttggaaatttttattatattattgcAGATGTGAAGGTAATTATTGATGGTCATGCTTAATAGTCACCTTACAAGTGAAAaagaataacttgtatcaaacaaaaaatagaaaacatgatATTATGTAGTTTGTATTATGTTCTGTATGATCTGCTCCATTTGGTGATTGGTTTCAATCAtagtgtttttccttttttttatcctAATTGTTATTTTTGTTGTCATAAAAAACAAGTGTTGATGTTGTATGAAATATAGGTAAAGATTGTTAGTTGGATGCTACCAAATTGAAAATTCTTTTAATTatgacaattttttttcttgcttgtgaATATTCAACAAATGGTCATTTTTAAATCGAAATATTGGCTATAGTAGAGTTTATATGTTTTGTTTCTCTTGTAGCAGATTATGCAACTGATGTGTTATAATAAATGTAATAATATAATATTACACGTGCAATATGTAAATGAGACTTTGAGTTGCTAAACTTGTTATAGAGTTAGAAAGTTGATCTTTTGTTTACGCTCTATGAATGCGGTAACAGTTACATCGCCTCACATTTAATAAAgttaaaatagatatatattgTTTTAGTAAATTAACTATATAATGCAAAGCTTAGGAGTAGTTATGAATTAAATTGTTTTCTTTCTCCTAATACCAATTTTATAttgtttttgtatttgaattgaaCTGATTTTTTACTAGCTAATTAGTTTTAGGGGAgatttctgatattttgaaaatcttaaGGGAGGGCAGTGAGACTATCAAAAtcctcaggagaggtttctaAACTTATCCTTAggctaaattttcttttaagtaCAATAATTTTAGGATTAATATTTGATACACAGACACTTAATATACCATCACTATTAGATGCAcaataattcatttaaatttaaattttgctaTGTGTTATATAGGCATACATGTAATCATAATAGTATATTAtcatcagtgtatataagattaactcTTTGCTCTTGAGCATAGCAACAATTCTCAAAGACATTGAGGAGCTAAGATGAATGTTTTTCACACACAAATAAAAggattttttctattttgtgaAAGCACGCAAttagaatataaaataaaagggcACATATTAAAATA
The DNA window shown above is from Coffea arabica cultivar ET-39 chromosome 5e, Coffea Arabica ET-39 HiFi, whole genome shotgun sequence and carries:
- the LOC113690942 gene encoding uncharacterized protein; translation: MKEGKSMPTVWFSLKKSLHCKSEPSDVHDPKSRKHLSAILTKKAGRSGCSRSIANLKDVIHGSKRHMEKPPSCSPRSIGSSEFLNPITHEVILSNSRCELKITSFGGYPEGFGGGGGNCSENGGGSTFVGTLRPGTPGPGGHPTMHYFNPSYRYPATPPRKTTALLTEREACGFAGSGFPPKPRASLEMDGNGTSSVTCHKCGEQFGKFEALEAHHLSKHAVTELAEGDSSRKIVEIICRSSWLKSESHCGRIEKVLKVHNMQKTLARFEEYREMVKVKASKLPKKHPRCLADGNELLRFYGTTIACSLGMNGASSLCASDKCCVCRIIRNGFSTKKELKGGIGVFTTSTSGRAFESIEIFEVDPTIRKALIVCRVIAGRVHRPLENMQEMIGQTGFDSLAGKVGLYSNIEELYLLNPRALLPCFVVICKT
- the LOC113690757 gene encoding histone H2A.6, with amino-acid sequence MAGRGKTLGSGAAKKAQSRSSKAGLQFPVGRIARFLKAGKYAERVGAGAPVYLAAVLEYLAAEVLELAGNAARDNKKTRIVPRHIQLAVRNDEELSKLLGDVTIANGGVMPNIHNLLLPKKTGTSSKPAEDD